Proteins from a single region of Spirochaetota bacterium:
- a CDS encoding Ig-like domain-containing protein, with protein sequence MKRLGMIMVIFISCLAVMTGCGDDGNKKRVWPFSDSTSTDSTTDGADTDNATNTFHGPATVEATDADYKDKVGINWSTIDKAVSYNVYRSDKIGGPFAAKIGSVDADNLVNADSTVVTTTTPTSTDPGTVTTTATGGDCDNPVYQATYQSARDIGDGIHIPYTTGIWLPGVGWTYTSEHYSVRLRVGSVVDTVIEFIGKNLFTGTTWTQTMIVAEFNNALGSYGTCYAVTVNGKKYIKIVSSYAITLSSDYDLPGNILWVGLDFLDESSNSSTVVTANPVLISCGDLTSPTVSEVSPKNGATDIALNAKVSVAFSEAIDTATMNSSSFTLSAGETAVAGTVSNTGVFTPSAALAPSTEYTATITTAVTDLAGNHLESDYVWKFTTCAASSSSSVSYYYIDSDVSQGGIYYYAITAVDADGNESVMPTLGEEGSTKANDNVPSKVAICSASKGQAGGITVTWGEATGADYYRVYRVDSSSIQVQVGGNITGTSYTDTTVDVGVYSYKVTPYNSSGAGGSSGLDQGHRAATEYEFFDLVYMEEESALSRISKLQASGLDMIGTETVNDLAEGSNGTCNYNAAYDLWSDKATVLITFTNYSDYLLTLNGTQTTVANSSGTGTITGTLTVTGLYSGTVGFNLSLTNQNASGGTYTVTQTGGSATTIPYDYVP encoded by the coding sequence ATGAAACGACTTGGCATGATAATGGTGATCTTCATCAGCTGCCTTGCTGTCATGACCGGCTGCGGCGACGATGGGAACAAAAAACGAGTATGGCCTTTTTCTGATAGCACTTCTACAGATTCTACGACAGATGGTGCAGATACCGATAATGCCACGAACACATTCCATGGTCCGGCCACCGTAGAGGCCACTGACGCGGATTATAAAGACAAGGTCGGTATTAATTGGTCCACCATTGACAAGGCCGTGAGCTATAATGTATACCGTTCCGATAAGATAGGGGGTCCCTTCGCCGCCAAGATCGGGTCCGTTGATGCCGATAACCTGGTCAATGCAGATTCCACCGTTGTGACCACCACCACGCCGACCAGCACTGACCCGGGCACTGTTACGACCACCGCCACCGGCGGCGACTGCGACAATCCGGTATATCAGGCCACGTATCAGTCAGCGAGAGATATCGGCGATGGAATACACATTCCTTATACAACCGGAATCTGGTTGCCTGGAGTGGGCTGGACTTATACATCTGAGCACTATTCTGTGAGATTGCGGGTGGGCAGTGTAGTTGATACCGTAATTGAGTTTATCGGTAAAAATTTGTTCACAGGAACCACCTGGACCCAGACCATGATTGTGGCGGAATTCAACAATGCCCTGGGCAGTTACGGCACCTGTTATGCTGTCACTGTCAATGGGAAAAAGTATATCAAGATTGTAAGCTCTTATGCAATTACTCTTTCCAGCGATTATGATTTGCCCGGTAATATCCTCTGGGTCGGTCTCGATTTTCTTGATGAAAGCTCCAATTCTTCCACTGTGGTAACGGCCAATCCGGTTTTGATCTCCTGCGGCGATCTCACCAGCCCCACTGTATCGGAAGTGAGCCCTAAAAACGGCGCCACGGATATCGCACTGAACGCGAAAGTTTCCGTCGCCTTCAGCGAGGCCATTGACACAGCCACCATGAACAGCTCAAGCTTTACACTCTCTGCGGGCGAAACCGCTGTGGCGGGCACGGTTTCCAACACCGGCGTTTTTACGCCATCGGCTGCGCTGGCGCCAAGCACGGAGTATACGGCCACCATAACCACTGCCGTGACCGACCTGGCCGGGAATCACCTTGAATCAGATTACGTATGGAAATTCACTACCTGCGCCGCTTCCTCCAGTTCCTCCGTGTCATATTATTATATTGATTCCGATGTTTCCCAGGGCGGCATCTACTACTACGCTATCACCGCCGTCGATGCCGACGGCAATGAAAGCGTCATGCCCACGCTGGGTGAAGAGGGATCCACCAAGGCCAACGACAATGTGCCTTCCAAGGTGGCGATCTGCTCCGCTTCCAAGGGTCAGGCCGGCGGAATAACGGTTACCTGGGGAGAGGCGACAGGCGCGGATTATTACCGGGTGTACCGTGTCGACTCTTCTTCCATTCAGGTCCAGGTAGGCGGCAATATTACCGGCACCTCCTATACAGATACAACGGTTGATGTTGGCGTATACTCTTACAAAGTGACGCCCTATAACTCCTCCGGGGCGGGCGGCAGCAGCGGTCTTGACCAGGGGCATCGGGCCGCCACTGAATACGAATTCTTTGATCTGGTTTATATGGAAGAGGAATCGGCTCTGAGCAGGATAAGCAAACTGCAGGCGAGCGGACTTGATATGATCGGAACTGAAACCGTTAACGATTTAGCAGAGGGTAGTAATGGCACTTGCAATTACAATGCCGCCTATGACTTATGGTCAGATAAGGCGACCGTGCTCATAACCTTCACCAATTACTCTGATTACTTATTAACGCTTAACGGTACTCAAACCACTGTGGCAAATTCATCAGGAACGGGAACAATTACGGGTACGTTAACCGTAACCGGTTTATACTCCGGGACTGTGGGTTTTAATCTGTCGCTTACAAACCAAAACGCCAGCGGCGGCACTTATACGGTGACGCAGACCGGCGGGTCTGCGACCACGATCCCCTATGATTACGTGCCTTAA
- a CDS encoding SCP2 sterol-binding domain-containing protein produces MAKVKYLSPEWRDEAKRLLAAELSPEKMNRISSSMSNIYKNCPGGKDRFFHVKFADGALAAVEVGEGTPPEAEFVITGDYEVFAKISRAELGAQKALMTGKLKLKGNMVKALKLASVVDRLNKVIATIEAEY; encoded by the coding sequence ATGGCTAAAGTCAAATATCTGAGTCCCGAATGGCGGGATGAGGCGAAGAGGCTCCTTGCGGCGGAGCTCTCTCCTGAAAAGATGAACCGTATCTCCTCATCCATGTCCAATATCTACAAGAACTGCCCCGGCGGGAAGGACCGTTTCTTCCACGTCAAATTCGCCGACGGGGCCCTTGCCGCGGTCGAGGTGGGGGAGGGAACGCCCCCGGAAGCGGAGTTCGTGATCACCGGCGATTACGAGGTTTTCGCGAAAATATCCCGCGCCGAGCTGGGCGCGCAGAAGGCCCTCATGACCGGCAAGCTCAAGCTGAAGGGAAACATGGTGAAGGCGCTGAAGCTCGCGTCGGTGGTCGACCGGCTGAACAAGGTCATCGCCACGATCGAAGCGGAATATTAA
- a CDS encoding aminopeptidase P family protein, giving the protein MTTKLNPNDPYYIDFPKRIRDIQAEMAKQKIDCYLGSRLRTLSWTLDAFCPWRSFVVIPAEGMPTAFTFVIDAARVADDTWVDEDHVRGFAPMGGQDQIEQIADFIRDHIPGGKGRVGIESGMSNYLPEGWLTHYEYEQYRDALSGSELVNAHTIIDALALIKDKGTINRFREASRIVDEGHRAVRAALEKGGWKGLTETEIAGIAALAMRRAGSEWEWSFTGGNEIACGYRTGLAGGACTPATRKKLAEGEPLMVDIHAMFKLGLGDHSHNYFIGKATDRQWWHANNFLKIVKATLATYRAGISPSQLAEKMMALAEEGGFSDYMVPGFEHGIGMMGDEWRIGLNDGPFPYWTNPDHVYRENEVLICAMQYACPEENIGFRYENPIVIGKDGCEELSKYPLGIELVS; this is encoded by the coding sequence ATGACGACAAAACTGAATCCCAATGATCCCTATTACATCGATTTCCCGAAGCGGATTCGGGACATCCAGGCCGAGATGGCGAAGCAGAAGATCGACTGCTACCTCGGCTCGCGCCTCCGCACCCTCTCCTGGACCCTGGATGCCTTCTGCCCCTGGCGGAGCTTCGTCGTGATACCGGCCGAGGGGATGCCCACGGCATTCACCTTCGTCATCGACGCTGCCCGCGTGGCCGACGATACCTGGGTCGACGAGGACCATGTGCGCGGTTTCGCGCCCATGGGGGGCCAGGACCAGATCGAGCAGATAGCCGATTTCATCAGGGACCATATCCCAGGCGGAAAGGGGAGGGTCGGCATCGAGAGCGGCATGTCCAACTACCTGCCGGAAGGGTGGCTCACCCACTATGAATACGAGCAGTACCGTGACGCCCTTTCAGGGTCGGAGCTGGTCAATGCCCATACCATCATCGACGCCCTGGCCCTCATCAAGGACAAGGGTACCATCAATCGTTTCCGGGAGGCTTCGCGCATCGTCGACGAGGGCCATAGGGCCGTCCGGGCAGCCCTTGAGAAGGGCGGATGGAAAGGTCTGACCGAGACCGAGATTGCCGGCATTGCCGCCCTGGCGATGCGCCGCGCCGGTAGCGAATGGGAGTGGTCCTTCACCGGCGGCAACGAGATCGCCTGCGGCTACCGAACCGGCCTTGCCGGCGGCGCCTGCACACCGGCGACCCGGAAAAAGCTCGCCGAAGGAGAACCCCTCATGGTGGATATCCACGCCATGTTCAAGCTGGGCCTGGGCGATCATTCGCACAACTATTTCATAGGTAAGGCCACGGACCGGCAATGGTGGCACGCCAATAATTTCCTGAAGATCGTGAAGGCTACATTGGCTACCTACCGGGCCGGCATATCGCCGTCGCAGCTGGCCGAAAAGATGATGGCCCTGGCCGAGGAAGGCGGCTTTTCCGATTACATGGTACCCGGCTTTGAACATGGCATCGGCATGATGGGAGATGAGTGGCGTATCGGCCTGAACGACGGGCCCTTCCCCTACTGGACCAACCCGGACCATGTCTACCGTGAGAATGAAGTCCTTATCTGCGCCATGCAGTACGCCTGTCCTGAGGAAAACATAGGGTTCCGCTATGAAAACCCGATAGTTATCGGTAAGGATGGCTGTGAGGAGCTGTCGAAATATCCCCTGGGGATTGAATTGGTGTCCTGA
- the gatB gene encoding Asp-tRNA(Asn)/Glu-tRNA(Gln) amidotransferase subunit GatB, which translates to MTDKTPVNIDRLIDLGSFEVTGAEKQQFQGELADFLEYARVINGAPQHLPPASHAVDKEQHLRDDTAAPWLDREVLLGNAPALQGTSYLVPPLGGSSGTEKEQEPRKARAGSGDYEVVIGLEVHAQLNTSTKLFCSCPTSFGKDPNSNTCPVCSGQPGALPVMNREVVTMAIMAGLAMGCAINRRSLFARKNYFYPDLPKGYQISQFEEPICSGGSVEIEVDKTSRTIRLNRIHMEEDAGKLVHVGAPGIWGSKASAVDYNRSSVPLIEIVSEPDITSPAEAREFMVMLRAILVTLGICNGNMEEGNLRCDANVSLRERGDTELGVKVEIKNMNSLKAIERALAYEITRLEQMKRTGTPIEQETRLWDDSSQKTALMRSKEESHDYRYFPDPDLLPLTVTDEWIESVRAKLPSMPLERKMRFEREFSFTESEARLFMVNPAYADFFEKTLEHYGNARNLANWLFSELLSHEDDFEKLHITPDDFARFLAKIDSGDISGRQGKDILRKAFDGRVTLQEILEGEDHAQITDRASIEKAVEGVMASHPGQVGEYRNGKTRVLGYLVGAVMKATGGKANPALVNEVLTDKLKG; encoded by the coding sequence ATGACAGACAAGACCCCCGTTAACATAGACCGTCTCATAGACCTCGGGTCCTTCGAGGTGACCGGCGCGGAGAAGCAGCAGTTCCAGGGCGAGCTCGCCGATTTCCTGGAATACGCCCGGGTCATCAACGGCGCGCCGCAGCACCTGCCGCCGGCGAGCCACGCCGTGGACAAGGAACAACACCTTCGCGACGATACGGCGGCGCCATGGCTGGACCGGGAGGTCCTCCTCGGCAACGCCCCAGCGCTCCAGGGCACGAGCTACCTGGTGCCGCCCCTGGGGGGAAGCTCCGGCACCGAAAAGGAGCAGGAGCCCCGCAAGGCAAGAGCGGGGAGCGGGGACTACGAGGTCGTCATCGGACTGGAGGTGCACGCCCAGCTGAACACGTCGACCAAGCTCTTCTGCTCCTGCCCGACCTCTTTCGGGAAGGACCCCAACAGCAACACCTGCCCGGTCTGTTCCGGGCAGCCGGGAGCGCTCCCGGTGATGAACCGCGAGGTTGTGACCATGGCCATCATGGCGGGCCTCGCCATGGGATGCGCCATCAACAGGCGCTCCCTTTTCGCGCGGAAGAACTATTTCTACCCGGACCTTCCCAAGGGCTACCAGATATCACAGTTCGAGGAGCCGATCTGCAGCGGCGGCTCCGTGGAGATCGAGGTTGACAAAACATCGAGAACAATCCGCCTCAACCGGATACACATGGAGGAGGACGCGGGCAAGCTGGTCCACGTCGGGGCCCCGGGGATCTGGGGATCCAAGGCCAGCGCGGTCGACTACAACCGTTCCAGCGTTCCCCTGATCGAAATCGTTTCCGAGCCGGATATAACATCGCCGGCGGAGGCCCGCGAATTCATGGTGATGCTCCGGGCGATACTGGTGACCCTGGGGATCTGCAACGGCAACATGGAGGAAGGAAACCTCCGGTGCGACGCCAACGTGTCCCTGCGCGAACGGGGCGACACCGAGCTGGGCGTCAAGGTGGAGATCAAGAACATGAACTCCCTGAAGGCGATCGAGCGCGCCCTGGCCTACGAGATCACGCGCCTGGAGCAGATGAAGCGTACCGGCACGCCCATCGAGCAGGAGACGAGGCTCTGGGACGACAGCTCACAGAAGACGGCCCTCATGCGGAGCAAGGAGGAGTCCCACGACTACCGCTATTTTCCCGATCCGGACCTGCTGCCCCTTACCGTTACCGATGAATGGATCGAGTCCGTGCGCGCGAAACTGCCTTCCATGCCCCTGGAAAGAAAAATGCGGTTTGAGCGCGAATTCTCCTTCACCGAATCGGAGGCGCGCCTCTTCATGGTCAATCCAGCTTACGCGGATTTCTTCGAGAAAACGCTTGAGCACTACGGTAACGCGCGCAACCTCGCCAACTGGCTCTTCTCGGAGCTCCTCTCCCACGAGGACGATTTTGAAAAGCTCCATATCACCCCGGATGACTTCGCCCGGTTCCTCGCGAAGATAGACAGCGGCGATATCAGCGGACGGCAGGGGAAGGATATCCTCCGCAAGGCCTTTGATGGCAGGGTAACACTGCAAGAGATCCTGGAAGGAGAGGATCACGCCCAGATCACCGACCGGGCATCGATCGAGAAGGCGGTGGAAGGGGTCATGGCGTCGCACCCCGGCCAGGTTGGGGAGTACCGGAACGGCAAGACCAGGGTGCTGGGTTATCTTGTCGGCGCGGTCATGAAGGCCACCGGCGGTAAGGCCAACCCCGCCCTGGTGAACGAAGTTCTCACAGATAAGCTGAAAGGCTGA
- the gatA gene encoding Asp-tRNA(Asn)/Glu-tRNA(Gln) amidotransferase subunit GatA, producing MIDLSGKTSEEIIGLVEKRELSCEELVRSSLSLYETYDPVLGCFISVYPEDDLINQARESDRRRGSGSHRGPLDGIPVAIKDNMHSRGIATTCASEILGGYLPPYDATAVARLKESGAVIFGKTNMDEFAMGSTCENSSVKITRNPWDTNRVPGGSSGGSAAAVAAGIVPLALGSDTGGSIRQPASFCGITGHKPTYGLVSRYGLVAYASSLDQIGPLARDTYGCSLLLSAISGFDPHDSTSLSSPGSGGTETPGATLKGARIAVLPELYQEGISPLVREQFEHALMVLSGLGAAVEQAPMPSLHYAISAYYFIACAEAASNLSRYDGVKYGYRGGSQRDYQEMLFDTRSRGFGREVKKRILLGNFVLSSGYYDEYYRKALKVRAYIRDEMMKLLKQYDAIAIPTTPDIAFPLGESQSDPMKMYLSDVTTVIANLGGLPALSVPAGLVHSMPIGLQLIGRPLDDGRLLAMAGLYAKERGPLAAPPLDKILDSDAPSGETAKKGNGRETPSVSAYTTEFIGSISKSYMNRESTMEDRVFCSGLAGHLDRRVTIGGWIHRKKSLGGIEFYELRDRTGFTQLVLEGGKQDERIGLETVVEVTGKVTKEERSPFGNIEIKVESFRILGKADAALPVPLNRPPANVNLPTILDNRTVSVRNPDILRAFRLQSEIVRLFTTYLHGHGFTEIKTPKIISSGTEGGTNIFKVNYFGRTAFLAQSPQFYKQIMVGSGLERVFEVGPVFRAEHHDTIRHLNEYISMDFEMGFIRDEQDVIDMQEALLRAMFGELIRTCGDLLDDGGASLTFPGRIPRIHYLDALEIIRSAGGRLEEGDISPEGEKILCSHFEKEKGSQFLYVIGYPVKKRPMYTMPDERVPGYTRSFDLLYRGIEITTGGQRIHDYEMLKENMKMLGFNPAEFRPYLETFRFGMPPHGGLGLGLERLTMKIMNLKNIREASLFPRDINRITP from the coding sequence ATGATTGACCTGAGCGGAAAAACATCTGAAGAGATCATAGGATTGGTGGAAAAACGGGAACTCTCCTGCGAAGAACTGGTAAGGAGCAGCCTTTCTCTCTATGAAACATACGATCCGGTGCTGGGGTGCTTCATCTCGGTATACCCGGAAGATGATCTCATCAACCAGGCCAGGGAAAGCGACCGGCGCAGGGGATCCGGATCCCACCGGGGCCCCCTGGACGGCATTCCCGTGGCGATAAAGGACAACATGCACTCCCGGGGCATCGCCACCACCTGCGCGTCGGAAATACTGGGGGGATATCTCCCTCCCTACGACGCCACGGCCGTGGCCCGGTTGAAAGAGAGCGGCGCCGTCATTTTCGGCAAGACGAACATGGACGAGTTCGCCATGGGCTCCACCTGCGAGAACTCGTCGGTAAAGATAACGCGCAATCCCTGGGACACGAACCGCGTTCCCGGCGGCTCCTCCGGAGGATCGGCGGCGGCCGTGGCGGCCGGCATCGTGCCCCTTGCCCTGGGCAGCGACACCGGCGGCTCCATACGCCAGCCCGCGTCCTTTTGCGGCATCACCGGGCACAAGCCGACGTACGGCCTGGTCTCCCGCTACGGCCTCGTGGCCTATGCCTCCTCCCTCGACCAGATCGGGCCCCTGGCCCGCGACACCTACGGCTGCTCCCTGCTGCTGAGCGCCATCAGCGGCTTTGACCCCCATGATTCAACGTCCCTGTCATCCCCTGGGTCCGGCGGAACGGAGACTCCCGGCGCGACCCTGAAGGGAGCGCGGATCGCCGTCCTCCCGGAGCTTTACCAGGAAGGTATATCGCCGCTCGTGCGCGAACAGTTCGAGCACGCCCTCATGGTCCTGAGCGGCCTCGGCGCGGCCGTAGAGCAGGCGCCCATGCCGTCGCTCCATTACGCCATATCGGCGTACTACTTCATCGCCTGCGCCGAAGCGGCCTCCAACCTGTCGCGCTACGACGGCGTGAAGTACGGGTACCGGGGCGGCAGCCAGCGCGACTACCAGGAAATGCTCTTCGACACGCGTTCCCGCGGATTCGGCAGGGAGGTGAAAAAGCGGATCCTCCTCGGGAACTTCGTGCTCTCGTCGGGCTACTACGACGAGTATTACCGCAAGGCCCTGAAGGTGCGCGCCTACATCAGGGACGAGATGATGAAGCTCCTGAAACAATACGACGCCATCGCCATACCGACGACGCCGGACATCGCCTTCCCCCTGGGGGAAAGCCAGAGCGATCCGATGAAGATGTACCTCTCGGACGTGACCACGGTCATCGCGAACCTGGGCGGGCTCCCGGCCCTGTCGGTGCCGGCGGGCCTGGTCCACTCCATGCCCATCGGCCTCCAGCTTATCGGCCGTCCCCTGGACGACGGCAGGCTTCTCGCCATGGCCGGCCTTTACGCGAAGGAGCGAGGCCCCCTCGCCGCGCCTCCCCTTGATAAGATACTGGACAGCGACGCACCATCCGGTGAAACGGCGAAAAAAGGGAACGGCCGCGAAACCCCGTCGGTGTCCGCCTACACGACTGAATTCATAGGCTCAATTTCGAAATCATACATGAACCGCGAAAGCACAATGGAGGACCGCGTCTTCTGCAGCGGTCTCGCGGGCCACCTGGACAGGCGCGTCACCATCGGAGGATGGATCCACCGTAAAAAGAGCCTGGGCGGCATCGAGTTCTACGAGCTCCGCGACCGCACCGGCTTCACCCAGCTGGTCCTCGAGGGCGGAAAACAGGACGAGCGCATCGGCCTCGAGACCGTGGTGGAGGTCACCGGAAAAGTGACGAAGGAGGAGCGGAGCCCCTTCGGCAACATAGAGATAAAGGTCGAATCGTTCCGCATACTGGGCAAAGCCGATGCGGCCCTGCCGGTGCCGTTGAACCGGCCCCCGGCGAACGTCAACCTGCCGACCATCCTGGACAACAGGACCGTATCCGTGCGCAACCCGGACATCCTCAGGGCCTTCCGCCTCCAGTCGGAGATCGTCAGGCTCTTCACCACGTATCTACACGGCCACGGCTTCACGGAGATCAAGACACCGAAGATCATCTCCTCCGGGACCGAGGGGGGCACCAACATCTTCAAGGTAAACTACTTCGGCCGCACGGCCTTTCTCGCCCAGTCGCCGCAGTTCTACAAGCAGATCATGGTGGGAAGCGGCCTGGAGCGCGTCTTCGAGGTCGGGCCGGTGTTCCGCGCCGAGCACCATGACACCATCCGCCACCTGAACGAGTACATCAGCATGGACTTCGAGATGGGCTTCATCAGGGACGAGCAGGATGTAATCGACATGCAGGAGGCCCTCCTCCGCGCCATGTTCGGCGAGCTGATCAGGACCTGCGGCGACCTCCTGGACGACGGGGGCGCGTCCCTCACCTTCCCCGGAAGGATCCCCCGCATCCACTACCTGGACGCGCTGGAGATCATCCGCTCCGCCGGCGGCCGCCTCGAAGAGGGAGACATCTCGCCGGAGGGGGAAAAGATCCTCTGCAGCCATTTTGAGAAGGAGAAGGGATCCCAGTTCCTGTACGTTATCGGCTACCCGGTCAAGAAGCGCCCCATGTACACCATGCCTGACGAGCGCGTGCCCGGCTACACCCGGAGCTTCGACCTCCTCTACCGCGGCATCGAGATCACCACCGGGGGCCAGCGGATCCACGACTACGAGATGCTGAAGGAAAACATGAAGATGCTCGGGTTCAACCCTGCGGAATTCCGTCCCTACCTGGAGACCTTCCGCTTCGGCATGCCGCCCCACGGCGGCCTCGGCCTCGGCCTGGAGCGCCTTACCATGAAGATCATGAATCTGAAGAACATCAGGGAAGCGAGCCTCTTCCCCCGTGACATCAACAGGATAACGCCATGA
- a CDS encoding DNA methylase — MAKPELKPQTTTFWDYPSQQYDRKMESHKDYQGATPAYIIWNLLARYTKPKDLVVDPMCGSGTTLEVARDLGRRALGYDLAPIRDDIFRADARKLPLESEKADFVFVDPPYSNHIRYSGLPECIGELSARGDEYFRAMEGVIREIHRILRPDRFMALYVSDSFEKGKPFMPIGFRLFSIMEKQFEPVDIIAVKRHNAKLQKRNWHTAAIEHNYFLRGFHYLFIMRKAKAGGKPAADRRDGGEVRGLIESY, encoded by the coding sequence ATGGCAAAACCGGAACTGAAGCCGCAGACAACGACCTTCTGGGACTATCCTTCCCAGCAGTATGATCGTAAAATGGAATCGCATAAGGATTACCAGGGAGCGACCCCGGCCTACATCATCTGGAACCTCCTGGCGCGGTACACGAAGCCGAAGGACCTGGTGGTGGACCCCATGTGCGGAAGCGGCACCACCCTTGAGGTGGCCCGCGACCTGGGGCGCCGCGCCCTCGGCTATGATCTTGCGCCGATACGGGACGATATCTTTCGGGCCGACGCCCGGAAGCTCCCCCTGGAGTCTGAAAAGGCGGATTTCGTCTTCGTGGATCCGCCCTATTCGAACCATATCCGCTACAGCGGCCTGCCGGAGTGCATCGGCGAGCTCTCGGCACGGGGCGATGAATACTTCCGCGCCATGGAGGGGGTGATACGGGAGATCCACCGCATCCTCAGGCCGGACCGCTTCATGGCCCTCTACGTGTCCGATTCTTTTGAAAAGGGGAAGCCCTTCATGCCGATCGGGTTCAGGCTCTTTTCCATCATGGAGAAGCAATTCGAGCCGGTGGATATTATCGCCGTGAAGCGCCATAACGCGAAGCTCCAGAAGCGGAACTGGCATACCGCGGCCATCGAGCACAATTATTTCCTGCGGGGGTTCCATTATCTCTTCATCATGCGCAAGGCGAAAGCCGGCGGGAAGCCGGCGGCGGACCGGAGGGACGGCGGCGAGGTCCGCGGATTGATCGAATCGTATTGA
- a CDS encoding DUF3124 domain-containing protein — translation MAGPGDHAASKIMFKTGQTVYVPAYSSIYHGDREREFNLAVTLSVRNTDVSNAIILEKVDYHDTAGKILKRYLPVKQVLKPLESTQYVVAESDIKGGSGANFIVIWHSAKPVSEPVIEAIMIGTGGQQGISFTSRGVAIREK, via the coding sequence ATGGCAGGCCCGGGCGATCATGCGGCATCAAAGATCATGTTTAAGACAGGGCAAACCGTTTACGTCCCGGCATACTCGTCCATATATCACGGCGACAGGGAGCGGGAATTCAATCTCGCCGTGACCCTAAGCGTCAGGAACACCGACGTGTCCAATGCCATCATACTTGAAAAGGTCGACTACCATGACACGGCGGGTAAAATACTGAAACGGTACCTGCCGGTGAAGCAGGTCCTGAAGCCCCTGGAATCGACCCAGTACGTGGTGGCGGAATCGGACATCAAGGGCGGGTCAGGGGCCAACTTCATTGTAATATGGCATTCCGCTAAACCGGTGAGCGAGCCGGTCATCGAAGCCATCATGATAGGCACCGGCGGGCAACAGGGGATTTCCTTCACGTCCCGCGGTGTGGCGATCAGGGAGAAGTAA